Proteins encoded in a region of the Saccharothrix ecbatanensis genome:
- a CDS encoding DUF427 domain-containing protein gives MSAAERGRVRVEAGAKRVRAYLAGELVVDTTRPALVWEKPYYPTYYLPAEDFRAALVPTGEVKRSPSRGDGQVHDVKTTTGGAAGAALRYPESPLEPLRDLVRLEWDAMDEWFEEDEPVYVHPRDPYTRVDALPSSRHVRVEVGGVEVANSHRPVILFETGLPARYYLPMTDVRLDLLRPTDLRTSCPYKGTAEYWSVVIGDDVHENVVWGYRTPLPESRRVAGLVAFYNEKVDTYVDGVREDRPRTPFS, from the coding sequence ATGAGTGCTGCGGAACGCGGACGGGTGCGGGTGGAGGCCGGGGCCAAGCGGGTTCGGGCCTATCTGGCGGGCGAGTTGGTGGTGGACACGACGCGGCCCGCGTTGGTGTGGGAGAAGCCGTATTACCCCACGTACTACTTGCCGGCCGAGGACTTCCGGGCCGCCTTGGTGCCGACTGGTGAGGTGAAGCGGTCACCGAGCCGGGGCGACGGTCAGGTGCACGACGTGAAGACGACGACCGGCGGCGCGGCCGGTGCGGCGCTGCGCTACCCCGAGTCGCCCCTCGAACCGCTGCGCGACCTGGTCCGGCTGGAGTGGGACGCGATGGACGAGTGGTTCGAGGAGGACGAGCCGGTCTACGTCCACCCGCGCGACCCGTACACGCGGGTCGACGCGCTGCCGAGCAGCAGGCACGTCCGGGTCGAGGTCGGCGGCGTCGAGGTGGCGAACTCGCACCGCCCGGTGATCCTGTTCGAGACCGGTCTGCCGGCCCGCTACTACCTGCCGATGACGGACGTCCGGCTGGACCTGCTCCGCCCGACCGACCTCCGCACCAGTTGCCCGTACAAGGGCACCGCCGAGTACTGGTCCGTGGTGATCGGCGACGACGTGCACGAGAACGTCGTCTGGGGCTACCGCACGCCCCTGCCGGAGAGCCGGCGGGTCGCGGGACTGGTCGCGTTCTACAACGAGAAGGTCGACACGTACGTCGACGGCGTCCGGGAAGACCGGCCGCGCACACCGTTCAGCTGA
- a CDS encoding uracil-DNA glycosylase yields the protein MAKLTEFAQRIATERKADVPLFDPASGGVGSKVLLLLESPGPASAKSGLNSLDNDDPTAANGFSAMAEAGLSRRVCLSWNVVPWHLANREPTPAELRSAVPYLVELLRMLTDLKAVVVLGRPAGTGWTLSGRGHKLKVFNAPHPAPLSINRDRAGRWPQLVDAFRQAAKAID from the coding sequence ATGGCGAAGTTGACGGAGTTCGCCCAACGCATCGCCACCGAGCGCAAAGCCGACGTGCCGCTGTTCGACCCGGCGAGCGGCGGCGTCGGCTCGAAGGTCCTCCTGCTGCTGGAGTCACCGGGGCCGGCGTCGGCCAAATCCGGGCTCAACTCCTTGGACAACGACGACCCGACCGCGGCCAACGGCTTCAGCGCGATGGCCGAGGCGGGTCTGTCCCGGCGGGTGTGCCTGAGCTGGAACGTGGTGCCCTGGCACCTGGCCAACCGCGAGCCGACGCCGGCCGAGCTGCGTTCGGCGGTGCCGTACCTGGTGGAGCTGCTGCGGATGCTGACCGACCTGAAGGCGGTCGTCGTGCTCGGCAGGCCCGCGGGCACCGGCTGGACGCTGTCCGGCCGAGGCCACAAGTTGAAGGTGTTCAACGCCCCCCACCCCGCCCCGCTGTCCATCAACCGCGACCGCGCCGGCCGGTGGCCGCAACTCGTGGACGCCTTCCGCCAGGCCGCCAAGGCGATCGACTGA
- a CDS encoding ATP-dependent DNA ligase: protein MDLPVMPPVRPMLAKAVHSVPREPGLVYEPKWDGFRCVVFRDGAELELGSRNDRPLTRYFPEVVEVLLAGLPPRCVVDGEIVIVTPDGLSFDLLQLRLHPAASRVRKLAVDTPAGFVAFDLLALDDRDLTTTPFGERRRLLEGVLRDVPGLYLTPATDDPDQAQDWFTRFEGAGFDGVVAKRTDLPYEQDKRVMWKVKHERTADCVVAGFRPHKDGEGVGSLMLGLYDDEGVLHSVGVASSFTAARRRELVEELAPYRVDALVHHPWAEWAGIDATTPGAQSRWNPTKTLSWEPVRPELVAEVRYEHVQGRRFRHTSRLVRFRPDRTPESCTYAQLEEVAPAELMEVFDVK, encoded by the coding sequence GTGGACCTCCCCGTGATGCCACCCGTGCGGCCGATGCTCGCCAAGGCCGTCCACTCCGTGCCGCGCGAGCCCGGGCTGGTGTACGAGCCCAAGTGGGACGGCTTCCGCTGCGTCGTGTTCCGGGACGGCGCCGAACTGGAGCTCGGCTCGCGCAACGACCGGCCGTTGACGAGGTACTTCCCCGAAGTGGTCGAGGTGCTGCTGGCCGGGCTGCCGCCCCGGTGCGTGGTGGACGGGGAGATCGTCATCGTCACGCCGGACGGGCTGAGCTTCGACCTGTTGCAGTTGCGGCTGCACCCGGCCGCCTCACGGGTGCGCAAGCTCGCCGTCGACACGCCCGCCGGGTTCGTCGCGTTCGACCTGCTCGCCCTGGACGACCGGGACCTGACGACGACGCCGTTCGGTGAACGCCGCCGGCTGCTGGAGGGCGTGCTGCGGGACGTGCCCGGCCTCTACCTGACGCCCGCGACGGACGACCCGGACCAGGCCCAGGACTGGTTCACCCGGTTCGAGGGCGCCGGGTTCGACGGGGTGGTGGCCAAGCGCACCGACCTGCCGTACGAGCAGGACAAGCGGGTCATGTGGAAGGTGAAGCACGAGCGCACGGCCGACTGCGTGGTGGCCGGGTTCCGCCCGCACAAGGACGGCGAGGGCGTCGGTTCGCTGATGCTCGGCCTGTACGACGACGAAGGCGTGCTGCACAGCGTCGGCGTGGCCAGCAGCTTCACCGCCGCGCGCCGCCGTGAGCTGGTGGAGGAGCTGGCGCCGTACCGGGTGGACGCGCTGGTCCACCACCCGTGGGCGGAGTGGGCCGGGATCGACGCCACGACGCCGGGCGCGCAGAGCCGGTGGAACCCGACCAAGACGTTGTCGTGGGAGCCGGTGCGGCCGGAGTTGGTCGCCGAGGTGCGGTACGAGCACGTCCAGGGCCGGCGGTTCCGCCACACCAGCAGACTGGTCCGCTTCCGACCCGACCGGACGCCGGAGTCGTGCACCTACGCGCAGCTGGAAGAGGTCGCGCCGGCCGAGCTGATGGAAGTCTTCGACGTGAAGTAG
- a CDS encoding DinB family protein, producing the protein MTTTAIASTELTDLLEVLAKTRGFLRFTVQGLTDEQARLTPTASKLSLGGLIKHVRTVEEAWMRFAVGGAELMMGSVEQDWENGFRMLADETLEGLLKDYEETAAKTERLLGELDLNTAYPLPQAPWFEAGASWSVRKAAMHIIAETAQHSGHADIIRETIDGQKTMG; encoded by the coding sequence ATGACCACCACGGCGATCGCTTCGACCGAGTTGACCGACCTGCTGGAGGTCCTGGCCAAGACGCGAGGCTTCCTGCGCTTCACCGTGCAGGGCCTGACCGACGAGCAGGCGCGGCTCACGCCCACGGCGAGCAAACTGTCGCTCGGCGGGCTGATCAAGCACGTCCGCACCGTGGAAGAGGCCTGGATGCGGTTCGCGGTCGGCGGCGCCGAGCTGATGATGGGCAGCGTCGAGCAGGACTGGGAGAACGGCTTCCGGATGCTCGCCGACGAGACGCTGGAAGGCCTGCTCAAGGACTACGAGGAGACCGCCGCGAAGACGGAGCGGCTGCTGGGGGAGCTGGACCTGAACACCGCCTACCCGCTGCCGCAGGCGCCCTGGTTCGAGGCCGGCGCGTCGTGGAGCGTCCGCAAGGCCGCCATGCACATCATCGCCGAGACCGCCCAGCACTCCGGCCACGCGGACATCATCCGCGAGACCATCGACGGTCAGAAGACGATGGGCTGA